The following proteins are co-located in the Dromiciops gliroides isolate mDroGli1 chromosome 2, mDroGli1.pri, whole genome shotgun sequence genome:
- the PSMD7 gene encoding 26S proteasome non-ATPase regulatory subunit 7 — MPELAVQKVVVHPLVLLSVVDHFNRIGKVGNQKRVVGVLLGSWQKKVLDVSNSFAVPFDEDDKDDSVWFLDHDYLENMYGMFKKVNARERIVGWYHTGPKLHKNDIAINELMKRYCPNSVLVIIDVKPKDLGLPTEAYISVEEVHDDGTPTSKTFEHVTSEIGAEEAEEVGVEHLLRDIKDTTVGTLSQRITNQVHGLKGLNSKLLDIRGYLEKVAMGKLPINHQIIYQLQDVFNLLPDVNLQEFVKAFYLKTNDQMVVVYLASLIRSVVALHNLINNKIANRDAEKKEGQEKEESKKERKDDKEKDKDKEKGDAKKEEKKEKK; from the exons ATGCCGGAGCTGGCGGTGCAGAAGGTGGTGGTTCACCCCCTGGTGCTCCTCAGTGTGGTGGATCACTTCAACCG aATAGGAAAAGTCGGAAATCAAAAACGTGTTGTTGGTGTGCTCTTGGGGTCATGGCAGAAAAAAGTACTTGATGTGTCCAATAGTTTTGCAG TCCCTTTTGATGAAGATGACAAAGATGACTCAGTCTGGTTTCTTGACCATGACTATTTGGAAAATATGTATGGAATGTTTAAGAAGGTCAATG CCAGAGAAAGAATCGTTGGGTGGTACCATACAGGCCCAAAGCTCCACAAGAATGACATTGCCATCAATGAACTCATGAAAAGATACTGTCCTAACTCA GTATTGGTGATTATTGATGTGAAGCCAAAGGACCTCGGGCTGCCCACAGAAGCATATATTTCCGTTGAAGAAGTTCACGAT GATGGAACTCCAACCTCCAAGACATTTGAGCACGTGACCAGTGAAATCGGAGCCGAGGAAGCAGAAGAAGTGGGAGTGGAGCACCTGCTCCG agacatcaaagacaccacaGTGGGCACCCTTTCTCAGCGTATCACAAATCAGGTCCATGGCTTAAAGGGACTGAACTCCAAGCTTCTGGACATCAGGGGCTACCTGGAGAAAGTGGCAATGGGCAAGTTACCCATCAACCACCAGATAATCTACCAGCTGCAGGATGTCTTCAATCTGTTGCCTGATGTCAACCTGCAAGAATTTGTCAAGGCATTTTACCTGAAGACCAATGACCAAATGGTGGTGGTATACCTGGCCTCGCTGATACGCTCAGTGGTTGCCTTGCACAACCTCATCAACAATAAGATTGCCAACCGGGATGCTGAGAAGAAAGAGGGGCAGGAAAAAGAGGAGagcaaaaaggagaggaaggatgacaaggagaaagacaaagataaagaaaagggtgatgccaagaaagaagagaaaaaggagaaaaaataa